The following is a genomic window from Nymphaea colorata isolate Beijing-Zhang1983 chromosome 3, ASM883128v2, whole genome shotgun sequence.
tcatAAACCAGCAAATATTTGGATAGGTTCAAATGTTTGCGTAATATGTTTAACTATGAGACTGTTGAGACCAACTTTTGAACATGCAATAACAATATGACACTATGAAACATGGTTTTTTAGTATAAACATTCGATTTTTTGGACAAAACATGACAACATAAAGAGGTCGTTGCTTGATAGTGATTTTCAccaatttgtttttctgttttttttttttggcattgttGCTTCCATAACAattttacaagttcaaatgTTTGTTTAATATATCCAACTATGAGGCTGCTGATACGAACTTTTGAACATGAAAGAACAATACGACACTACAAAGCATGGTTTTTGAGCATAAGCATATTGTCTTTGAACAAACATGATGACATAAAGCGGTTCTTACTTGATAGTGACTCCAGTCAATTTGTTTGCCAGTTTATTTATTCAGCATTACTTccaactataattttttttttctctctttctttgtggcTTCTTTTGTTGTGTCCAATGATTTGATGAATTGGCCTGTCTTTTTCTTTAGGCTCTATCATCTTATTCACTAATACATGTCAACTTTCCAATGCAATCAATTTGTCTATTTGGAGAATCCAATAAAATCGAAACGATGTAGAGAGATTAACATGGCCCCCGCTCAGTGGCGGAGACAACAAAACTTTTTGAGAAGTCactattttacaaacttttatatCTGAATGAgcatttacatatataacaaaagtaaatattacAAGACCTTAATGTAAATCTGAAGGAAAACTGAGGCActagttgcccacaccagcctatatgtggctccACAACTGCCTCATTCAAATGGTCCAAATACAATCAAATCAACTTTTCTGCCAAGATAGGTCTATGTCCACGAAACATTATGCCAAACCATGCAATGTAATAGGGTTTGAGGGCATTTTTTGGGCAgcttcttttttgttcataaGCAATATGGGAATTAGATATTTTGCATCTCCACCAAACACACGACTGCATGTTTGGGTATGAACATGCAACACCCTCTTGTCATGGAGTTGTTTCCTTGTAAATTATTTCATAAGCTGAAGTGGTGAAATGCAAACTTTCAAAAGCTAAGAGCTCATTTTTGGATTAATCAAAAGTTGGGTCTCTTAATTTTGATTCCGTTGGAGCACATGTGGTTCTCAAATGCACTTTAAATATATAACACAATGTTAAAGTCTTGAACAAATTGGCCTGTATACATCTAACAAACGGAGTTAAGTAGGACTATTTTTTTTGGTACTTATACGAGAAGACAGTGCGCCGTCAATTTAATAAATGCGCTCCACTCAACTGATAGAGCACGGCGCCAATAGGAATTGAACTGGTGATGTGAGTTGTTCATATGAACCAACTGGTGATGTGAGTTGTTCATATGAATCAGTTTTACCAGCTATGCAATGCTCCATAATAAGTTAAAAGCTGACTGAGTCgtacataaaaaattatgtttgctCCATAAAAAGTGAAAAGCTGATAGTTACTGAGtcgtaaataaaaaattatgttttaaaacaaGAAACCAAGAAATCGGCTTAGATGGACGATGAGGTGCCAGATTTAgcgaacaaaaagaaaaggaggcgaaaaaagaaaacggaggagagagagagggggtgaGCGTGTGCGCGTTAGCATACATTTTAGATTTTACTAATTGCAGCACCCTTGCGTTTCTCAATTACGCATAGCCCGCGTTCGTtcggaagaagggaagagaaagcgATAGAGACCGTTCTTCgttctttcttctctcccttcttcttcttcccttccgTCTTCTTACGAATCTATTAATTGCGCTccacttttctttctctatcagATATCTCAGATCCGATCacctcattctctttctttctttcttgcggTTCCGAGGTTGATCTCCGACGACCCCGGCCTCGTCTAGATCGGGGGGCGACGATCCTTGGTTTATCGACAAATCGCGCGCGTCCGCGACGGTATTTCGACAGGATCGGCCGTTTATGGCGTCATCGGCACCTAGACCTGGCTACCCCGGCCATCCTCAGGGGCCACCCGACGCTCTAGCTGCGGGTATTCAGAACCTGTACGTGACTCGCCCTAACGCGCCGGTTACTCGTCCTAACGCGCCGGTTACTCGTCCTGCGCCCTTTGCCGGCGCCGGATCCTCCCCAATGCCCATCGCTCGCACGGACGCACCTACGTACGCTCCTCCTCTTCGGGGCGTGTCGCCTCCGCCGTTTGTGACGGGGAATATTGGGCCTGGTCGACCGATGGGGTTCGCTCAGCCGCCTCCTCCGGCCGCGTCTAGGCCGGCCCGTTCTCCGCTTCGCCGCCGTCAAGCGGTCCGACGGCTATAAGTAACGGACCAGCAGCGTTTGTGCCTCCTGGATCTCGATTTCCTCCTACCGTGCAGGGTCCGCCTGGTTTGGCGCGTGGGCCTCCGCCGCCACCCGGCGTACGTCCGATGGCTGATAGTCAGAACGTTCCCGGCATCCTGCCGCAGGTTCAACAGTCTCGCGCCCCATTTTTAGGTGGCAGCCAAGGAGTACCGGGTCCAATGATGCAGCCCCAGGCGACGCCGTTCGTGGGCGCTAGTCATGCTTCAGTTGCCCCACCGATGCAAGCAGCCCCAGCGCCATTCAGCGGTGGCCAATCTGGTTCACCCACTATGCGGCCGCCTGCACCTCCGTTCTTGGGAGCTACTCAGAGCGTACCCCCGTTGATGCAGGCACCTGCAGCACCATTTATGGGTAGCAGCCAACCTATGCCACCTCCCATGCAACAGCCTCCTCCGCCATTTGTAGGTGGTAGTCAAGTCATGCATCCGCCACCACCACCCACGTCCTTACCGTACGGCTCCCAACCATGGCCGAGTCAGCTCGCTCAGACTCCACAAGtaagaaaattgaattgtgaacaCCTGTGTAATTCACTTGTTTATGCCGGTGAATCACTTCGAagttcttttgaaaagtttttatattttctaatcatgcttttttttttttttggcgatgaaccctctttctttttctttgtcttgtaTTTATGGCCTTCTCCATTCTTACGCTGTTTGTTGGTATATATGGTTGCCTCTCTTTCAAGTAAGATGTTGAATTGATTGGAGTCCATCTGAGAAAACACAATCAAAGGTTCTTAGAATGCCATGCTTTAGAAACGATTATTTATCATCTAGAGGTACTTGCCAAAGAGCCATAAGGTTTGGATGTGATTGTATCTATTTTTTTGGGATGTTCCTGTTTCGATTCATCGTTTTTGTGGAGTCTTGTTGCTTGATCCATGTTGTGTTTGTAGTCAGTTACTGTCAATGCCTTCAATTCAGGGAATTTTCGTTCATTTATAGTGTTATACTCTTTAACAAATGTGATTTCTTACTTAGACGTATAACAAATTAAGCGGTTGGGGGAAAAACTGGGAGTTTTCTTCGCAAGTTGAACTGCTTTTGTGTGACCTTAAAGAAGACGTATATTACACAGTTCATGGATCGCGTAAGAAATTACTTGATTGGAAATGCTGTTTTGCTGGTAACCCAACAGGGCAGAAGCTATGCCACATGGGTGCATGGTGTTGTCTGCAGCGGTTTTCTGAAAAACTTgggttcttatatatatatgtgtgtgtgtgtgtgtgcatatatagtTCACAAACAACAAACCTAACAATTTACAACTATCAAGCTGTCATAGTATCAATCTATCAATATTTCACTGAAAAAGAATTGTCCATGTTCACTAAAATAGGTTCACTACAAACAGattaaaattaacataaaaaccAATTATAAAAGACCAAGGCAGGTGATAAACCGGATTATATAATAAAAGTGAAACAGATTAAATCAGATCGTTACATACAAAATAGATTACAGAATAAAGTAGGATGGATTATATATGTCAGCTAAAGCTAGTTCACAGCACACAAAttagaagtaaaataagaaCAGATTAAAACAGATTTTAAGACACTAAGACAGGTTATACTTATAAAGCAGAGTGTATTAATAAAAGTAAAGTATTATAAAATAAGTCAACATCAGATTAGTAACAGATTATAAGACACTAAGACAGGTTAAACCAGAGtctaaaataaaactaaaaaaataacaacaattcAATAAAACAGATTATAACAGTAGCAAACAGGAAAGTCATAATTAACGTAAGCTGTAAGGTGTGAGGTCATGGTGCTTGGAGAGAAACACCATAAAGAGGACTCTTTCACCATCGGCCATTGCTGGAGCTGGAAGTGATGAGACAGGGAGGCTGGACTCTTTCACCATCGGCCATTGCTGGAAGTGATGAGACAGGGAGGCTGATGGTCACCCAAAAAAAGGCATAGAGGAAGCTGATAGCTGCTGGTTGAAGTTGTCGATGAATTTGGGAGAGGAAATTGAGAGCGAGAGAGGTGTCACCACCACCCACTAGCTGTCAGAAGAGAAGGGGTTTTTTGTCAAAGTCATTGCTACTCGCctctaggggtgggcatcgggcccggcccgggcctgataataaaaaattatttttaattataaaataattatttttaataatataaaatatatttcaattataaaatacacattattaagtttaaaaaataataacaaatattttttataaattatttacgggccgggccgacccgggctgCACAACCGGGCCCGATAGCCCGTTTTCCCGGCCCGAGCCCGGGCCAGACCGGGCAGGGTACCGGGTACACGGAGGCAGCCCGGCCTGGTACCCAGGCTTACTCGCCTCTCGGTGATTGGTCTTCATCAAATTCATTGGAGGGAactgagatagagagagagggagagaaagagatggaaaTGGATGGTTGTTGCTGCCAGATGTCTTCTTGCTGTTGCTGGTTAGTCATggaaacccaaacacaaaaagagatggagagggagaagggactTATGAAAATGAAGCTTCTGGTGATTTTGGGAGCAAGAAATTGAGCCCTAAAGCTAGAAGgataaaccttttttttagtAACTTAATTCTATAGGGTTTGATTGCACCTGAGTGGGCAGGTGCAGTTACTGCAATTGACTTGCATGTTACTCAGGGTAAAAGCATTTTCCATCTGATGTTTCAAGCTGTCATTTGATAGCAAAGATGCAAAATGAAAAGAGTTGAATGGACTTTCTATAATGGGTGCCTAATTTTCGTTACTTTTTTGCTGTAAACAAAATCTGGTTGTATTGCCCAAATGCACAATGATGCATGTGCTTAACACGCTTAACTATTTTTGTACTGCACCACAATTTATGAGGGTATGTCATTATGCAAGCGAAACTACATAATCAACCATTTGAATTGCCCCATATCTATGAATTCATGGCTGTGGATTTTGTGCTACCAAATATTTAAATCTTATACCATGCTATAAAGTAATTGAATTTACTAAAATGGTAAATAAATCATGCGAAACATATCCAgaggaaagagggaaagagagagaaacaaagggaaaagggggaaggagagggagaggaaaaaaggaagaggaaaaa
Proteins encoded in this region:
- the LOC116249997 gene encoding U1 small nuclear ribonucleoprotein C-1-like; protein product: MASSAPRPGYPGHPQGPPDALAAGIQNLYVTRPNAPVTRPNAPVTRPAPFAGAGSSPMPIARTDAPTYAPPLRGVSPPPFVTGNIGPGRPMGFAQPPPPAASRPARSPLRRRQAVRRL
- the LOC116249633 gene encoding uncharacterized protein LOC116249633 isoform X1; the encoded protein is MADSQNVPGILPQVQQSRAPFLGGSQGVPGPMMQPQATPFVGASHASVAPPMQAAPAPFSGGQSGSPTMRPPAPPFLGATQSVPPLMQAPAAPFMGSSQPMPPPMQQPPPPFVGGSQVMHPPPPPTSLPYGSQPWPSQLAQTPQVPVLGGSMQTLQECVVLEHHLLQTNLFLLGHLVWVIHQELDYWA
- the LOC116249633 gene encoding uncharacterized protein LOC116249633 isoform X2 produces the protein MADSQNVPGILPQVQQSRAPFLGGSQGVPGPMMQPQATPFVGASHASVAPPMQAAPAPFSGGQSGSPTMRPPAPPFLGATQSVPPLMQAPAAPFMGSSQPMPPPMQQPPPPFVGGSQVMHPPPPPTSLPYGSQPWPSQLAQTPQDLKSKVRQLVHGISLRAARQ